Proteins from one Microcaecilia unicolor chromosome 2, aMicUni1.1, whole genome shotgun sequence genomic window:
- the LOC115461964 gene encoding olfactory receptor 1019-like, translating into MNQLLQRKILLGTAVLVTLLKDMMFTFTSLPVYLLGRYGGASLTGTESPVPSVNHTGEFGDGHLLLKRSYGLGNHSSVTEILIMGLANAQEQQIFFFFIFLIIYLITFIGNLLILTLITSDSRLHSPMYFFLANLSFIDLTCASITVPKMLENFLSYRKSISFLGCMMQLCCFQFFIVVECYLLAAMAYDRYVAICYPLSYTLIMDRKTRAKLVVGCWFAGLVNLIVEATSISTLDFCGPNKIDHFFCDFTPLLKLSCSDISIHEIIFVVVVVFCGMIPFLLIVASYGCIVDAILKIRSAEGRRKSFSTCTSHLLVVTLFYLSGIYSYMRPYSKNTLDEDVKVVAVIYTILTPMLNPLIYSLRNKEVKGALRRMIAQKRFSQAMQTF; encoded by the exons ATGAACCAGCTCTTGCAAAGAAAAATACTTCTTGGCACAGCCGTGCTAGTGACTTTATTGAAGGACATGATGTTCACTTTCACTAGCCTTCCAgtttatctcctgggaaggtATGGAGGAGCAAGCTTGACAGGGACAGAATCTCCGGTACCATCTGTGAACCATACAGGGGAGTTTG GAGATGGTCACCTGCTCCTCAAG AGATCTTATGGACTGGGGAATCACTCCAGTGTGACTGAAATCCTCATAATGGGATTGGCCAATGCCCAAGAACAgcagattttcttctttttcatatTCCTCATCATCTACCTAATCACATTTATTGGGAACCTGCTTATCCTCACTCTCATAACCAGTGACTCCCGCCTCCACAGTCCAATGTACTTCTTCTTAGCCAACCTCTCCTTCATAGATCTGACTTGTGCCTCTATCACCGTTCCTAAGATGCTAGAGAACTTCTTGTCATACAGGAAGTCCATCTCTTTCTTGGGCTGCATGATGCAGTTATGTTGCTTTCAGTTCTTCATAGTAGTGGAATGTTACCTTTTAGCCGCAATGGCCTATGATCGTTATGTTGCCATCTGTTATCCATTGAGTTATACACTGATAATGGACAGGAAGACTCGTGCCAAGCTGGTGGTTGGATGTTGGTTTGCTGGCTTGGTGAATTTGATTGTAGAGGCTACTTCCATCTCTACTCTAGACTTCTGTGGCCCCAATAAAATTGACCACTTCTTCTGTGACTTCACACCTTTATTGAAGCTTTCCTGCTCTGACATATCCATACATGAAATCATATTTGTGGTGGTTGTGGTGTTCTGTGGTATGATCCCATTTCTGCTCATTGTAGCTTCTTATGGTTGTATTGTTGATGCCATCTTGAAGATTCGTTCAGCAGAGGGACGGCGTAAGTCTTTTTCAACCTGCACCTCACACCTATTGGTAGTAACGTTATTCTATCTCAGTGGAATCTATAGTTATATGCGCCCCTACTCCAAGAATACACTGGATGAAGATGTGAAGGTGGTAGCAGTGATATATACAATTCTAACTCCCATGCTAAATCCTCTCATCTACAGCCTGAGGAACAAGGAAGTTAAGGGGGCATTGAGAAGGATGATAGCACAAAAGAGGTTTTCCCAGGCAATGCAGACATTTTGA